The Coccidioides posadasii str. Silveira chromosome 3, complete sequence genome contains a region encoding:
- a CDS encoding uncharacterized protein (SECRETED:SignalP(1-23)~BUSCO:396330at4751~EggNog:ENOG410PJC6~COG:S~TransMembrane:6 (n10-18c23/24o257-280i287-307o319-337i431-449o469-490i502-520o)~BUSCO:8842at33183), translating to MRLRRIPTPFLLLLCSSLSLTLADPSDVPGSSAITSPEEAVAIAVPEASSTNPIPIQVRRLDDAPIDGKDGKPHAGPFVETNAERQRKKDKALADKDRLLREDLRDPPSEHVGPDGKRIPHSNDGVMNDKNRPGPKEGTRGTEGGVSAKSKGNQPGLGKKPDPPKEVPPLPHSEQQKIPPQGDQKKKEETEQKDKMLEKPEHLPDSPHSIPPPAPRGSPKDDDLIVEDPMKSRPDGKMSKGSGDDHVNEIIQPLHSFVLSFTMILFSEIGDKTFLVAALMAMRHPRMVVFTAAFAALITMTVLSAILGHAVPTILPKSYTNVIAAVLFIIFGVKMLLEAKNMRADENVSGEMKEVEMELEEKEHQQRRMGGRQSAVSPYALEAGRAGVPHKSRSSNHRLPTPESLSPASSRGNSPSRASTIVNTLSGLNNLFSLLLSPAWVQTFVMTFLGEWGDRSQIATIAMAAGQDYWWITWGAIIGHGVCTAGAVIGGRAVAGKVSIRTVTFGGAIAFLVFGFLYVLEVIY from the exons ATGAGGCTCCGACGAATTCCTACTCcttttctcctcctcctctgcTCCTCACTCTCCCTTACCCTCGCCGATCCGAGCGATGTTCCCGGATCTAGCGCGATTACTTCTCCCGAGGAGGCCGTGGCAATCGCCGTTCCTGAAGCCTCTTCGACAAACCCCATCCCTATCCAAGTGAGACGGCTCGACGATGCACCCATCGATGGGAAAGACGGCAAACCTCACGCCGGTCCATTTGTTGAGACAAATGCCGAGCGTCAACGGAAGAAGGACAAGGCTTTGGCAGATAAGGATAGATTGCTAAGGGAAGATCTAAGAGACCCTCCGTCAGAACATGTTGGCCCGGACGGGAAAAGGATCCCACACTCCAACGATGGAGTCATGAATGATAAGAACAGGCCCGGCCCAAAGGAAGGCACCCGAGGAACTGAAGGAGGTGTCTCCGCGAAGAGCAAAGGAAATCAACCGGGCCTTGGAAAGAAGCCCGATCCACCAAAGGAGGTACCGCCTTTGCCTCATAGTGAGCAGCAGAAGATTCCTCCTCAAGGAGaccagaaaaagaaagaagaaacagagcAAAAGGATAAAATGCTGGAG AAACCAGAACACCTTCCCGATTCGCCTCATTCTATTCCTCCTCCGGCGCCACGCGGAAGCCCGAAGGACGACGATTTGATCGTTGAAGATCCGATGAAATCTCGACCTGACGGCAAAATGAGTAAAGGCAGCGGCGACGATCATGTTAACGAGATCATACAACCTCTACACTCATTTGTCCTTTCCTTTACGATGATCCTGTTCTCTGAGATTGGCGACAAGACATTCTTAGTTGCGGCTCTAATGGCCATGCGACATCCGCGAATGGTCGTTTTCACGGCTGCCTTCGCGGCGCTCATTACAATGACGGTCTTGTCTGCAATCCTAGGCCACGCTGTTCCTACGATACTTCCGAAATCCTACACCAATGTTATAGCTGCCGTCTTGTTTATCATCTTTGGTGTGAAAATGCTTCTTGAAGCCAAAAACATGCGTGCTGATGAGAATGTAAGCGGTGAGATGAAAGAAGTTGAAATGGAattggaagagaaagagcatCAACAGCGACGCATGGGCGGCCGTCAGTCCGCCGTCAGCCCTTACGCTCTAGAAGCCGGCCGTGCAGGTGTGCCTCACAAAAGTCGTTCTTCGAATCATCGCCTTCCGACGCCCGAAAGCCTTTCTCCAGCATCATCGCGCGGTAACTCGCCATCGCGAGCCTCAACCATTGTCAATACGCTTTCTGGCTTGAATAATTTGTTCTCGCTTTTGCTTAGCCCTGCCTGGGTCCAAACATTTGTCATGACATTCTTGGGTGAGTGGGGCGATAGAAGCCAGATCGCTACTATTGCCATGGCTGCCGGTCAAGACTACTGGTGGATCACCTGGGGCGCTATCATCGGTCATGGAGTTTGCACGGCAGGGGCAGTAATTGGTGGAAGAGCCGTCGCTGGGAAGGTCAGCATTCGTACCG TCACCTTTGGTGGAGCAATTGCTTTCTTAGTATTTGGGTTCCTCTACGTCCTTGAAGTCATATACTGA
- a CDS encoding uncharacterized protein (EggNog:ENOG410PXJ1), which yields MSTNQHQPQPPSTSASAPIPSHPKALEHESHQGQRLVRAEGGEPHIPVEISLDMSAFRRCRRGGSSEKENIDYKRIPRNEIPVSLSFFYGKPCLNAPQLEHVKYDSKADKDLFEKNAFIREKPIQSDNQDQDQREDCLSQLKELVSLAGSCNDDILSSWAGECVICDQAVALAAIHHPLCFTFDGYSSLADGREMHGMMVYIAKLVKELDTEGKIQNAVGNTSTTTNPHVHFLSAPVCTISPGCRLKAGQELAQLAQFAKNPGDIGDVDEGEAPPSKARDSKRMSKRESVMVDKWEDLDTTSNFEPEGILPISKMDVASSQPVNSLNRVPLRVVVFCGKPIIDTKATTSRNLLSIMAFTLRWDFYNGLGAFLETRILGAAEFRCCICPDRKLATTLVHRPISFRRDNTAGVGAQETRKLILKLVQLVGNGCRWTAPATEAVLGSDGTWHVNLFVVPICRRDNVVCEEAARIAAKRFLDNQLVGIPGGTTAFKLAWPELVFDTNLSAIYTVNNAGKLPKMVVQKIGLGVMSDPKIETKAAKETRCALERLRLRVESDYNAHLQKSRENKERIEKESRKRKSRADLLEEDLIFTYAINPLQLPYELAPSEAVYTNHEEEVNTDDEDKVDEETLPIFEASRYEEEVLEPLLSPYLFDLRAQVGEFVKGRYGDDFLMKAVELET from the exons ATGTCAACAAATCAACATCAGCCTCAGCCTCCTTCAACATCGGCCTCCGCTCCTATTCCTTCACATCCCAAAGCCCTTGAACACGAAAGCCATCAGGGTCAGAGACTCGTTCGCGCTGAAGGAGGAGAGCCACATATCCCTGTCGAGATATCTCTAGATATGTCTGCCTTCAGACGCTGCCGTCGCGGCGGCTCcagcgaaaaagaaaacatcgACTATAAACGTATTCCAAGGAACGAGATTCCCGTGTCGCTGAGCTTCTTTTACGGCAAACCTTGCCTCAATGCTCCTCAACTCGAACACGTCAAATATGACTCCAAAGCTGATAAGGATCTCTTCGAAAAGAATGCGTTCATACGTGAAAAGCCTATTCAAAGTGATAACCAGGATCAGGATCAGCGTGAGGATTGCCTCTCCCAGCTCAAGGAGCTCGTTAGTCTCGCCGGCAGTTGCAATGATGATATTCTCAGCTCGTGGGCCGGCGAATGTGTCATTTGTGATCAAGCTGTGGCTTTAGCTGCAATCCATCATCCCCTTTGTTTTACCTTCGATGGATATTCCAGCCTTGCGGACGGTCGTGAGATGCATGGAATGATGGTCTACATTGCTAAGCTGGTGAAAGAGCTGGATACCGAAGGAAAGATCCAGAATGCAGTTGGAAACACATCTACGACCACGAACCCCCATGTGCATTTCCTATCTGCGCCGGTGTGTACGATAAGTCCCGGATGCCGACTAAAAGCAGGACAAGAGCTGGCTCAGCTCGCTCAGTTCGCAAAGAATCCCGGTGATATTGGAGATGTAGATGAAGGAGAGGCGCCTCCTTCCAAAGCAAGAGACTCGAAACGGATGAGCAAGAGGGAATCAGTCATGGTTGACAAATGGGAGGATCTCGACACCACCTCAAATTTCGAACCTGAAGGTATCCTACCGATTTCAAAGATGGACGTGGCGAGCTCGCAGCCGGTCAATTCCTTGAATCGCGTGCCGTTGCGAGTCGTCGTCTTCTGTGGTAAACCGATCATCGACACCAAGGCGACTACAAGCCGTAACTTGCTCAGCATTATGGCCTTCACGTTGCGCTGGGAT TTCTACAACGGCCTCGGAGCGTTCCTCGAAACCCGGATCCTGGGTGCAGCAGAGTTCCGTTGCTGTATCTGTCCAGATCGCAAGCTGGCGACAACCCTAGTCCATCGCCCTATCTCGTTTCGGCGGGATAACACGGCTGGTGTTGGGGCACAAGAGACACGGAAACTCATCCTTAAGCTGGTGCAGCTTGTTGGCAATGGGTGTCGATGGACTGCACCGGCAACAGAGGCAGTTCTGGGATCAGACGGCACCTGGCATGTCAATCTCTTTGTAGTTCCGATCTGTCGTCGCGACAACGTTGTATGCGAGGAAGCCGCCCGCATTGCCGCAAAACGATTTCTGGACAACCAACTCGTCGGCATCCCTGGAGGGACAACCGCTTTTAAACTCGCTTGGCCGGAGTTAGTCTTCGACACCAACTTATCCGCCATTTATACCGTGAACAATGCCGGCAAGCTTCCCAAGATGGTCGTCCAGAAGATCGGCTTGGGAGTCATGAGTGACCCCAAGATCGAAACCAAGGCGGCGAAAGAGACTAGGTGTGCTTTAGAGCGTTTGCGTTTGAGAGTCGAGAGCGATTACAATGCTCACCTCCAAAAGTCTCGCGAGAACAAGGAAAGGATTGAAAAGGAGTCCCGGAAGAGAAAGTCGCGCGCCGACCTCCTCGAGGAGGATTTAATCTTTACCTACGCGATCAATCCGCTCCAACTTCCATATGAGCTAGCACCAAGTGAAGCTGTTTATACCAACCATGAGGAAGAGGTCAATACAGATGACGAAGACAAGGTTGATGAAGAGACGCTGCCGATCTTCGAGGCCAGCCGATATGAAGAGGAGGTCTTAGAGCCCCTTCTTTCCCCGTATCTGTTTGATTTGAGGGCGCAAGTTGGAGAATTCGTAAAGGGACGATATGGGGACGACTTCCTTATGAAAGCTGTGGAGCTAGAGACCTAA
- a CDS encoding uncharacterized protein (EggNog:ENOG410PU4Z~COG:S~BUSCO:2584at33183) gives MPVATRSSSRPLASSIIPNSPAKRWRAEPHLPSEHPRGPAEEDLDDIDGTTLHQPPPESSISSGSDSDPDSDSDNPISSVTPINKQSAGFSRTKNPHSNPSPTLRKAPLSLPVKSPRGKGVKISHVEVPASPLDNPDIRLSAPQRAQRMPYQLNPRLMLNALPKLERWSDKILLLWSQYGSSYSRLKRHITNSTVKIKIEESWGDSYLGYKRHFGDRHFINVARALDAFPSIEDLNWSPTGIYQKANLAQLTLDIIYFCNGTRSDSPLDIIDSLFPSPFIPGEDEPLSEDTTRRIFEIGLEIRTQRCIMEMIESGKEKKPESILKDIFYGDIFEDSPLRGWEADGLDETDLPEEFRDRIEERIGNIRETFREDDTAVEISRLKTAFPWSEFVVRVASWVRETTDQINDQLKAQDDCNTAIAKLRSEFEPRAILDRQKTDEISQRTPPLESSPKWSRGLHRGERIFRPPRGREGSPELGSRPSENAAVTIEHEQIPEKVQAASFPETAAPQKNFISRALLRHFRQFIDRTQTTASTTHQQVGEASRHTAPPAATFLDRQKNAERISPIQPSPLGDRGPGRKTKRARSEESEDEESAFETTSRPSKRPRVVTEIRRRSPSRTAADRPQRAVSVASSSGRRLPESLQSRESTPPLEDRPTGGIVQRVRWTIEEDRQLIRLVGKYGSSWSRIKAADSNEENPKLENRNQVQLKDRGRQITFDYLRTRQKLPKNFKRINITKPQRKRLEEIGVDPDKREE, from the exons ATGCCAGTCGCAACACGCAGCTCATCCCGGCCTTTGGCAAGCTCCATTATTCCTAACTCCCCTGCCAAGCGATGGCGGGCGGAGCCCCATTTGCCATCCGAGCACCCTAGGGGACCAGCAGAGGAAGATCTAGATGATATTGATGGAACAACGCTGCATCAGCCACCTCCAGAGAGTTCAATATCAAGTGGTAGCGATTCGGATCCTGATTCCGATTCTGATAATCCTATCAGTTCCGTTACCCCCATTAATAAACAGAGTGCCGGGTTTTCAAGGACAAAAAACCCCCATTCCA ATCCTTCGCCAACTCTACGCAAAGCCCCTTTGAGCTTGCCAGTCAAAAGCCCGAGAGGCAAGGGTGTGAAAATCAGCCATGTGGAGGTGCCTGCGTCTCCACTGGACAATCCGGACATCCGTTTGTCCGCTCCCCAGAGGGCTCAAAGGATGCCCTATCAACTGAACCCTCGTCTAATGCTAAATGCCTTACCTAAATTGGAGAGGTGGTCAGACAAGATATTGCTTCTCTGGAGCCAATACGGCTCTTCGTATTCCCGGCTTAAGAGACACATTACCAATTCTACTGTCAAAATCAAAATCGAAGAAAGCTGGGGAGATAGCTACCTGGGCTATAAAAGGCATTTTGGGGATAGACATTTTATCAATGTCGCCAGAGCTTTAGACGCGTTTCCTTCCATCGAAGACCTAAACTGGAGCCCCACCGGAATATATCAGAAAGCGAACCTCGCACAATTAACGTTGGATATTATATATTTCTGCAATGGGACGCGGTCTGATTCGCCTCTAGATATAATCGACAGTTTATTCCCCTCTCCTTTTATCCCGGGAGAGGACGAACCACTCAGTGAAGATACCACACGGCgcatttttgagattggCCTGGAAATTCGGACACAGCGGTGCATAATGGAAATGATCGAGTCcgggaaggagaagaaaccCGAAAGTATTCTGAAAGATATCTTCTATGGAGATATCTTCGAGGATAGCCCATTGCGCGGGTGGGAAGCTGACGGCCTTGATGAAACCGACCTACCCGAGGAATTTCGCGATCGAATCGAAGAGAGGATCGGAAATATACGAGAAACATTTCGGGAGGATGACACAGCGGTGGAAATCTCTCGCTTGAAAACTGCATTCCCATGGTCAGAATTTGTGGTCCGAGTTGCGTCATGGGTACGAGAGACAACCGATCAGATAAATGACCAATTGAAAGCCCAAGACGACTGCAATACTGCCATCGCCAAACTTCGGTCAGAATTCGAGCCTAGGGCCATTCTGGACCGGCAGAAAACTGACGAAATTTCCCAACGGACACCACCTTTGGAAAGTTCACCTAAATGGAGCCGGGGCCTTCACAGGGGCGAGAGGATATTTCGGCCACCACGAGGCCGGGAGGGTTCCCCAGAGCTAGGCTCCCGGCCGTCAGAAAATGCTGCAGTGACAATCGAACATGAACAAATCCCTGAAAAGGTGCAGGCAGCCTCCTTTCCCGAAACTGCTGCACCCCAGAA GAACTTCATATCCCGCGCCCTACTCCGACATTTTAGGCAGTTTATAGATCGCACGCAAACAACCGCTTCTACCACACATCAACAAGTCGGAGAGGCGAGTAGACACACCGCTCCACCAGCAGCAACATTTCTTGACCGACAAAAGAATGCCGAAAGAATATCTCCTATCCAGCCAAGCCCTCTAGGGGACAGAGGCCCcggaagaaaaacaaaacgGGCCCGCTCGGAGGAgagtgaagatgaagaaagtgCATTTGAGACGACCTCTCGGCCTTCAAAGAGGCCACGGGTCGTCACTGAAATCCGACGCCGATCTCCATCAAGAACGGCGGCAGATCGGCCTCAGAGAGCAGTGTCGGTGGCCAGCTCAAGTGGCAGACGCCTGCCCGAGTCGTTGCAGAGCAGAGAAAGCACACCCCCCCTGGAAGACAGGCCAACGGGAGGAATTGTGCAACGCGTCCGGTGGACAATTGAGGAAGATCGGCAGTTGATCCGCTTAGTTGGAAAATACGGCTCATCTTGGTCGCGGATAAAAGCGGCCGACAGCAATGAAGAGAATCCAAAGCTAGAAAATAGGAATCAGGTCCAGCTCAAGGATAGGGGTCGGCAGATCACCTTTGATTATTTACG AACCCGACAGAAGCTGCCAAAGAATTTTAAAAGGATTAACATTACCAAGCCGCAACGTAAGAGGCTAGAAGAGATAGGAGTAGACCCCGATAAGCGAGAGGAATAG
- a CDS encoding uncharacterized protein (EggNog:ENOG410Q5MP) produces MAQKFMLHLLLYSGDRELNRSPSPPRYQPFLYSFFGTYPSRGRSPPPEKVAFKRLTKILGQKTRSAKESLDNISRSPRKLWSRARQRLFPRATLQKQFYIQLARLSASSVDHVDDSMVSATSLAATDRATIASVSSADGADPPLEKKVHPAKIHTNSPILPRKPGKSILKPLRDNVFMQSELCTGQKHTAANTSLNLLMSFKDTTLKSRASTGSLYSRLRRSAMSKDPLSPARVQRTAAGILAVERNDYRPSNPGCHCLRGCICRVLERYFQNIIDENIATIAPEDMTKSQATKINVVRFDHADVYPIEAIEESDDESSLFADFQWIDELDVFDNYRDDILNLMGTRGDPEDSDESLLAS; encoded by the coding sequence ATGGCGCAAAAATTTATGCTGCACCTCCTTCTCTACTCCGGCGATCGTGAACTTAATCGATCACCATCCCCGCCAAGATACCAACCCTTTTTATATTCGTTCTTTGGCACGTATCCCTCTAGAGGTCGGAGTCCTCCACCGGAAAAGGTGGCGTTCAAGCGCCTCACTAAAATCCTGGGTCAAAAGACACGCTCAGCTAAAGAATCACTTGACAATATATCAAGAAGTCCCCGCAAGTTATGGAGCAGGGCACGTCAGCGACTTTTCCCACGCGCCACTCTTCAAAAGCAGTTTTATATTCAACTAGCTCGACTATCAGCCTCTTCGGTGGACCATGTCGATGATTCGATGGTCAGCGCCACAAGCCTAGCAGCAACTGATAGGGCCACAATAGCAAGTGTGTCGTCGGCTGATGGTGCAGACCCTCCGCTTGAGAAGAAAGTGCATCCTGCAAAGATTCATACAAACTCTCCTATACTTCCCCGAAAGCCAGGAAAGTCGATTCTCAAACCTCTACGAGACAACGTCTTTATGCAGAGTGAGCTGTGCACAGGTCAAAAGCACACGGCCGCCAACACCTCCCTAAACTTACTCATGTCATTCAAGGATACCACACTGAAATCCAGGGCCTCAACGGGATCACTCTACTCAAGGCTAAGACGCAGCGCCATGTCCAAAGATCCGTTGTCGCCAGCCCGAGTACAGAGAACTGCCGCTGGGATCCTAGCTGTGGAAAGGAATGATTATAGGCCGTCTAATCCCGGATGCCATTGCCTGAGGGGCTGTATCTGTCGAGTTTTGGAAAGATATTTCCAGAATATCATTGATGAGAACATAGCAACGATAGCACCAGAAGACATGACCAAGTCACAGGCGACAAAGATTAATGTAGTGCGGTTCGATCATGCAGACGTATACCCCATTGAAGCCATCGAAGAGAGCGATGACGAATCCTCGTTGTTTGCTGATTTCCAATGGATTGACGAGTTAGACGTGTTTGATAATTATAGAGATGATATCCTGAACCTTATGGGAACGCGTGGTGATCCTGAGGATTCTGATGAATCTCTATTGGCTAGTTAA